The region ATTATTGGCGTCGACTATCGGCGTTTGCCGGATCAGTACCCGATGCTGCAACGTGCCCGTGATCACTACAGTCCAGTGCTGGCCGGCCCGGTGCAGCTGTATCAGGGAGGACGAGGGCTGATCTACCGGCGCCCGGTGTTTATCAAGGGGCATAAGGGTGTAAAGATCTACTGGGGCAACGTTTCGATCGTGGCCGACATCGATCGCTTGCTCAGTGCTGCAGGGCTGGACCTTGATCCAGGTTTTGAGCTGGCCCTGCGTGGAGCCGATGGTCAGGGTTCAGCGGGCGGCATGATCTGGGGCGACCCGTCGCTGTTCGACCAGCACGCGGTGACGGTCAATGTCGATGTGCCAGGTGGCCTCTGGCAATTGGCGGCGAGCCCTTTGGGTGGCTGGCCGTCGATGAGCCTGTTTTCTTCACCTTTATTTCTGTTCGCGTTGACCTGTACGGGACTGTTCAGCGTGTTCGTCGCCCAGCTCAACCGCAGCAACTATCTGATCAACCTGCGCAATCAAGAGCTCAAGCAATCCCAGGCACAACTGGAACGCCTGGCCCACTATGACGCTATTACCGGTTTGCCCAACCGGGTGCTGTTCAACAAGCGCCTGCACGAGACGATCGATCAGGGTGAACGTCTGGCCGTGCTGGTGCTGGATATAGATGGCTTCAAGCAGGTCAATGACAGCCTTGGGCACCCGATGGGGGACCTGTTGTTGCAACAGGCAACTGCACGCTTCGCCCAGATCGTCGATGGTCAGGGCTGTCTTTGTCGTCTGGGAGGAGATGAGTTCGCATTTTTCCTGCTAGACACCGAGCAAGCGTGCGTCGAACGGGTGCAAGCATTGTTGCAAACCCTGCAGCAGCCTTTTGATCTGAACGGTAACGCTGCGCTGGTCACCGGGAGTATCGGCCTGGCCTGGTGTCCGGAGCATGGACAGAGCAGCAACCGTCTGCTGCGCCATGCTGACACCGCCATGTACGCAGCCAAGGAGGCCGGTCGTAATGCCTGGCGACTGTATCACCAGGGTATGACCGAACGCCTGCAGGAACGCCTGTGCCTGGAGCGCAACCTGCGCAGAGCCATGAAGAACAATGAGTTCGAGCTTTGGTATCAACCCAAGATCGACCTGTTCAGCGGCCGTATCAAAGGTGCCGAAGCGCTGTTGCGCTGGCGCGATCCAGAGCATGGCCTGGTGTCGCCTGCGCAATTCATTCCGTTGGCCGAGCGCACGGGTCTGATCATTCCGCTGGGTGAGAAGGTGCTGGAGCTTGCCTGCGCGCAGATCGCCGCCTGGCGTGCGGCCGATTGCCTGCCAGGGCCGCTGGCGATCAACGTTGCTGCGCTGCAGATCGAACGCAGCGACTATGTGGCCAGCCTATCGCGCATTCTCAAACGCTACGACTTGCCGCCGACGCTTCTGGAGGTGGAAATCACTGAAAGCCTGTTGATGGAAAGCCAGCAGCAGGCTTGCGATGTTCTGGCCGAACTCCAGGCCATGGGCGTGGCGACAGCGGTTGATGACTTTGGCACCGGCTATTCGTCCCTGGCGTACCTCAAGTCCCTGCCGATCGATCATCTTAAAATCGACCGCGCTTTCATCAAGGACTTGCCCATGGATGATGATGCGGTGGCGATCACCCGAGCGATCATCGACCTGGGCCATGCCCTGGGTTTTCGCATCACCGCAGAGGGCATCGAAACTCAAGCCCAATACCAGTTTCTGCGCAATGCCGGCTGTGACCAGGGCCAGGGTTTCCTGATGGCCCGGCCAATGCCGGCAGCGGCACTGCAGACATGGCTTGCAGATCACCCCACCTGGCAACACCAGCCTTGTAGCTGAGTGCTGGCAGGTGGTGTTGGCTACAGAGGCAGTTGCAGCAGGTGTTCAGCGCCAAGCTCAATGGCCAGGCGGCTGTATTGAGGGTCCTGATCCATGCGCTCCAGGCGTGCCCATATCCCCAGGTGAGTGCCCTGCGGATCGGCCATGTGAGCATCCTCCTGCAATATCAGGCGCAGGTCGCGTCGAAAGTCCAGGGGCACGCGCGCCCATAGCGCGCGTTCATCGGCGCTGATGTTGTCCAGCAGATCGTCGTAGTCACCGTCGGTCAGCAACAGGTCGATGCCATGTTGCTGGTAATACGTTCTTATCTGGTCCTCCAACGTGTCACTTAACGCATCGCTTTCCAGGCGCATGGCTGCCGCATGGGCAGGGGGCAGATTGAAACCCTCGGGGAGCGACTCGAACTGATTGTCCTCCAGATCGATAATCATCGGTTGCTCCATCGCCTGCAGGCCTTCCGGCAGTTGGGTAAGGCTGCAGTTGGCGAGGTGAACGGCACGTAGATTCCTCATTTCGTGGAAGCTGGGTGCGTCGAGCAGCGGATTCTCCGAAAGGTCGAGCATGTCCATTGCTTGCAATCTGTCCAGGGCGGCCTGGGCCTGCACGTCCCAGGTGATGCGATTGGCTTCGAGGTCCAGCCAGTTGAGCATCAATGGATTGGCGATGCGTGGAATGGTTGAAAAACGACAGCCGCGCAAGGACAGCGAGCGCAGTCTGGGGAAGCGCTCGAGGAACTCGGCTGGCAGCTCGCTGAGCATGCGATTGCCGCCCAGGTCGATGACTTGTACATGGGTGAATGTATCCGGCAGGGCGAGTTCGGCGATGTCCAGGTTTTCCAGGTCAAGGCAACCCAGTTCGAGCACCGGCATTGACTCGCCATTGAACACCGCGCGGTTGGAGAGACGCCGCCACGCGTTGATGATCGGCCTGATTGCCCGTTGTCGATTAGGTAGGTCGTTGGCCCATCGACGTAGGTCGTTGTGAAGTTCGGCCAGGCGGTCTTCCAATCTCTGTAGTTCTACCGAGGCAAAGCGCCTTTGGCTTTGCCAGCGAGCCAGTGTCTGTTCGACTTCATGCTCGCTGGCCACCGGAAATAGCCGCCGGTAGCGCGCCGCAAGGGTACTGCGCAGCCGTGGCGATGGTACGTAGAGCTCTGTCGGGTCCAGTGGCGTGCCACCACGCAAGGCGATATTCCTGGGCCAGCCCTCGGTTGCTTTCCATAATCTGCGGGTCCAACGTGTACGCTGCTGATTGACGGTATCGAGCAGGCGAGCCCGCAGCGCATCGCCGGTGACGTGTTCGAGTGCCATGGCTTGGCGAAGTGATGCGGGCAGGGATCGAACGATTGCAGTGCAAAGGTCGGTAGGTGTTCCGGGGCGAGGCGTGTCGTGGACGAAGGCTTCATAGCCATCGGCGCTTTTGATTAGCACGCGGCGCAGCGGCGCGTCTTCAGCGCCGGCCGTGGCCAGCAGCATGCCGTCGGCACTGCCAGCACGCAGCTCCAGGCGTAGGTCGCTTGTCCAGCCAGGCAAGCGCTGCAAAGCGAGGAGAGCGAGTCGCTCGCTGTCAGCGCTACTCAGGCGTGCACTGTACAAGCCCTCGAGTGCACGCGTCATGGGCAGGTCGGCGGAGGTCTGTTCGGCGGCCCGTTGCAAACATGCC is a window of Pseudomonas sp. DG56-2 DNA encoding:
- a CDS encoding bifunctional diguanylate cyclase/phosphodiesterase, translating into MSTRILALDDTVVLPASLGKTLNRLLPIGFALIGISLSIALGHLDVQRQESELVANAGARLSGVRAALEAQLRSAFGETEGIAQLISADGAISPEHFRDMARQAIASVPHIRHISVAPNDVVADVYPLKGNMSIIGVDYRRLPDQYPMLQRARDHYSPVLAGPVQLYQGGRGLIYRRPVFIKGHKGVKIYWGNVSIVADIDRLLSAAGLDLDPGFELALRGADGQGSAGGMIWGDPSLFDQHAVTVNVDVPGGLWQLAASPLGGWPSMSLFSSPLFLFALTCTGLFSVFVAQLNRSNYLINLRNQELKQSQAQLERLAHYDAITGLPNRVLFNKRLHETIDQGERLAVLVLDIDGFKQVNDSLGHPMGDLLLQQATARFAQIVDGQGCLCRLGGDEFAFFLLDTEQACVERVQALLQTLQQPFDLNGNAALVTGSIGLAWCPEHGQSSNRLLRHADTAMYAAKEAGRNAWRLYHQGMTERLQERLCLERNLRRAMKNNEFELWYQPKIDLFSGRIKGAEALLRWRDPEHGLVSPAQFIPLAERTGLIIPLGEKVLELACAQIAAWRAADCLPGPLAINVAALQIERSDYVASLSRILKRYDLPPTLLEVEITESLLMESQQQACDVLAELQAMGVATAVDDFGTGYSSLAYLKSLPIDHLKIDRAFIKDLPMDDDAVAITRAIIDLGHALGFRITAEGIETQAQYQFLRNAGCDQGQGFLMARPMPAAALQTWLADHPTWQHQPCS